One window from the genome of Paenibacillus azoreducens encodes:
- a CDS encoding CPBP family intramembrane glutamic endopeptidase: MKKFKFRVPKLKQATPDQLTDRLLLINLYLTQGLTFIIGLIWILFQKRNPLELFIAHKGDYFVAWGLGLAGVMFLIDFVVSRLTPEEVMDDGGINNMLFQNRPVWHIVLIAAVVAVCEELLFRGAIQHAFGAYWTSILFAVIHVRYLKHWIPTGWVFLSSYGLGYIYIHSGTLLAPIVCHFAIDCISGLVIRFRRES, translated from the coding sequence ATGAAAAAATTTAAATTCCGTGTGCCCAAATTGAAACAGGCCACGCCGGATCAGCTGACAGACCGTCTGCTCTTGATCAATCTTTACCTGACACAAGGTCTTACCTTCATTATCGGATTGATATGGATATTATTTCAGAAAAGAAACCCTCTTGAACTATTCATTGCGCATAAAGGTGACTATTTTGTGGCATGGGGGCTTGGACTGGCCGGCGTGATGTTTTTAATTGATTTCGTGGTCTCGCGTTTAACGCCTGAGGAAGTCATGGACGACGGCGGAATCAACAACATGCTGTTTCAAAATCGCCCCGTCTGGCATATCGTACTCATCGCCGCTGTTGTTGCGGTCTGTGAGGAACTTTTGTTCCGCGGCGCCATTCAGCACGCTTTCGGTGCCTATTGGACCAGCATTTTGTTCGCGGTTATTCACGTCCGGTATTTAAAGCATTGGATTCCAACGGGTTGGGTGTTTCTCAGCAGTTATGGGCTTGGATATATTTATATCCACTCCGGGACGCTGCTTGCCCCGATCGTATGCCATTTTGCGATAGATTGTATATCCGGGTTAGTGATTCGATTTCGGAGGGAATCATGA